TCCCGCAGTATCTTGCCCGATTCCGGCCCGGCGCCGGTTTTCTTCGTTTTTCACCTTATATCCGCTCGCTCATGTCTGCTACCCTGCTTCGCATCCACCCCGATAATCCGCCCCAAAACCGTTTGCTGCAAGCCGTGGAAGTATTGCGCAAAGGAGGAGTAATTATTTATCCCACGGATACGATTTATGGCTTGGGTTGCGACATTCACAACGCGAAAGCCGTCGAAAAGCTCTGCCGCATCAAGGGCATTCATCCCGAAAAAGCGAATCTGTCGTTTATCTGCCACGACCTTTCCCACATCACTGACTATGCTCACGGCATCACTACGCCGGTGTACAAAGTGCTGAAAAAGGCGTTGCCCGGTCCGTTCACTTTCATTTTTGAGGCTAGTCCAAAGGCTCCGCGCTACGGTGGCGTAAAGCGCAAAACGGTAGGTATCCGCGTTCCGGATCACAATATCTGTCTGGGAATGGTGCGGGAGTTGGGCAATCCCATCGTCAGCACCTCTATTCACGACGAGGATACGTTGATTGAATACTCCACCGACCCAGACCTGATTTTCGAAAAGTACCGCCCGTTGGTGGATCTGGTTATTGACGGCGGCTTCGGCAACAACATCGCCAGCACCGTAGTCGACTGCACGAATGATGATTTCGACATTATCCGCCAGGGTGCCGGTGATATTGAGCAGTATTTATAAGGCTTCGCCTGATAAATACTCTCATAAAAAAGCCCCCAAAGAGATCTTGGGGGCTTTTTTATGGGAAATATCAGTTTATATTATCTGCTCATTTCTCCTTCATTTTTAAGCGGAGCGTTTATGTTTCCAGCGGCGATGCGACCAGAGGTAGTCAGCCGGATCAGCTTGTATGTCAACCTCTAGCTGGCGGGCGAAGGCTTCCGTAATCTGGTGACCGTCTTTGGGCAAAGGAGTTTCGCCGTCGTAGAGCTCAACGAGGCGCATTTCATAGTAGCCACGCCGCAAGCGCCGGATGCTTACGTACACCACCGGGCACTGAAACTGAGCGGCCAGCTTATCAGCGCCTGTGTAGAAAGCGGTGTCTTGGTGAAGGAAATTCGTCCAGTATTGCTGGTCGGCGCGGCTGGGGCTTTGGTCGCTTAGCATACTCAGCACCCGGCCTTCGTTGCGGTGGCGCACCAAATGGCGGAGCGTATCGCGCATGGGCACAAGTTTGGCGCCCGTTTGGGTGCGCAGCCGGTACACAAAATCTTCAAAAAACGGGTTGGTAAGCGGCTTGTACACCCCATCGGCCCGCGGACCTAACCACACAGCACCGGCCGTAATAATCCATTCCCAGTTGCCGGCATGCGAGCCGAGCGCCAACACTGGCTTTCCTTTGGCCAACAGGTTTTCCAGCACTTCGGGGTTGGGCATGAATACGCGGCGCTTCAACTCAGCCACAGAAATGCCCCCCAGCTTCAGAATTTCTATCAACAGCTCCGCAAAGTGCCGGTAAAAGTTCTTCGCCAGCTGCTCAATCTGTGCTTCAGTTTTGTCAGGGAATGAATTGCGCAAATTTTCCAGCACTACCCGCCGGCGGTAGCGCAAGCCATACAACATCACCAGATAAAACCCATCGGCCACCACATATAGTACCGACAACGGCAAGTGAGCCAAACTGGTCAGAAACCATTCTAGCGGGCGATAATACCACGGATATGTAGTGTGGGGGGCTTTTTTCATTTAGGAAGAACAGCCGCAGCGGGCGCGTATTCGTCGGGGCGGCGCTGTAGGCGCGTGGTATGTGAGGTCAGGAGTTTGCCTTTGGCGTCGCGCACTTCTATGATTAAGTCGTAATCGCCGGCCATCAAATTGGCAATATTCATATCGCCCAGCACCAAATGCGGACCACCAGCTACAGAACGGGCCAGGCCAGCGGAAGTAAGCACGTCAGCGCCGCCGGCTGCTGGCCGGATGCGGCAGCGTGTGGCCAGCACAATGGGCGCAGGAGCATCATATAGTTCAGCGTACCATGCCAGACGGTCGGCCCCGCGGGCGTAGAGGCCGTTGGGCGTGCGGGCAAGGCTGTAGCCACCACGGGTAAAGTTGTCGCCCGGCACGGCAGATCGGCCCGCTGGTCGGGCCAGTAGCACAATGTCGCTCAAGCGCGTTTTGGGTTCATTAAAGTCCAACACCAGCGGTTGCTCGATGGTGGCAAGGTTCTTTTTGCTTGTTTGGTCCTGTACTTTAGCCCGCAGCGTGTACTGCCCATCAGGAAGTTCGATTCGTTTCTGAAAACTAATCGGGTTTTTCAGCGCTATGCTCGTGTCATTCAGTACAGGTGGTTTCAGGGTAATTGTCTCCTGATACGCCACTGAGCCATCGACCCGAACTGCTTCCAGCGTAACGACAGCTGCTGCCTGAAATATTTTGGGAGCCCGCTTGCGATAAATCAGGGCATTGCCCGGCACAGTAACGTACAGTTCTACCACGGCTCCCTTCGTAACGGCATTCTCATTCCGAAAACGGGCTACGTCGAGTAATAAGCCGGTTTTTTGAGCTTGGGCTGCGAGGGCATTGCTGAACATGAGCAAGGCGGCAAGCAGCCGTAGGGCAAATGATTTTGTCATTTTGACTGATTAATGGCGAGGCAAAAGTACTTCCGATCTGTTTACTATTGCAGCGTTTCCGCTTTTCGCGCCCGACTTGCCAGCATCATGCCCGTTTTATTTGAATTGCTTTATAATCCACCTATTGCCTTTTTTGCCGAACTAGTAGGGGCTGATTCCTTGTTACTAGAAAGCCACGAAAACTATCGCAAGCAAACCTATCGTAACCGGTGTCTTATCCTGACGGCCCAAGGCGTAAAGCCCCTAACGGTGCCTGTAGTAGACGGTAATCGAAGCGAGAAAGTCAAAACAGCAGATCTAGAGATAGATTATCGGCAAAACTGGGTGCACCAGCATTGGCGTACGCTGCAAACCGCTTATGGTGGCAGTCCGTATTTTGAATATTACGCCGACTATTTGCACGATATCTACGTACAAAAACCTCGACTGCTTTTTGACCTCAACCTCAACCTACTGCACTTCTATCTACGATGCCTCCGGCTGCGAATTCCGGTGGCATTTACCGCTGAATATCATCCCTCCTACCTCGACCCTACGGTGCGCGACCGGCGCGATTGGCTGACACCCAAAGTCCCCGCTCATCCCGAACCTGACACTCCGTCCGAACACGGCTGGGTGCGGCCTTATTCGCAGACCTTTGGCCTGCAATTTGTTCCTCATTTAAGCATATTGGACCTGCTCTTTTCGCAGGGACCCAACGCCGGCAGCTATCTCGCGTAGATTTCCTTAGTGCTGCCCCCGAACCTTCGCCCGCCCTTTCCTGTTTTCAGGTTGATCCGGCCCAACCCGCTTTTTTAGCGGGGATCTATATTTTCTTCACTACCTTATCTGCATGGAAGCTAAATTCTCAAATCGAGTCAAAGAGGTCATCTCTTTGAGCCGGGAAGAAGCCATCCGGCTCGGGCACGATTATATCGGCACCGAACATCTGCTGTTGGGCATGATCCGCGAAGGCGAAGGCACTGCCATCGGACTGCTCAAGAAATTGGGTGTTTCGGTGGAAGAGCTTAAGTACGCACTGGAACAAGCAACCCGCAACACGGCTACACAAGGCACGAGCATTACCGGCTCTATTCCGCTGACCAAACAAACCGAGAAAGTACTCAAGATCACCTATCTAGAGGCTAAAATCTTCAAGAGCGAAATTATCGGCACCGAGCATCTCTTGCTGTCGATTCTGCGCGATGAAGACAATATTTCTTCGCAAATCCTCAGCAAATTCAACGTGAACTACGAATCCGTACGCGACTCGCTGGACTATCACGGCAACCCTGCCCCCACCGACCGCGCCCCTGACACCGACGACGACGACAACGACAAGCTCTTCGGCGGCTCTAGCCGCGGTAGCAGCTCCGGTAGCAGCTCGGCCGCTAAGAAGCCCGGCGAGAAATCACGCACCCCTGTGCTTGACAACTTCGGCCGCGACTTGACCAAGCTGGCTGAGGAAGACAAGCTTGACCCCATCGTAGGTCGTGAGAAAGAAATTGAGCGTGTTGCTCAGATTCTGTCGCGCCGTAAGAAAAACAACCCCATCCTTATCGGTGAGCCCGGTGTTGGTAAAACGGCTATTGCAGAAG
The window above is part of the Hymenobacter radiodurans genome. Proteins encoded here:
- a CDS encoding lysophospholipid acyltransferase family protein translates to MKKAPHTTYPWYYRPLEWFLTSLAHLPLSVLYVVADGFYLVMLYGLRYRRRVVLENLRNSFPDKTEAQIEQLAKNFYRHFAELLIEILKLGGISVAELKRRVFMPNPEVLENLLAKGKPVLALGSHAGNWEWIITAGAVWLGPRADGVYKPLTNPFFEDFVYRLRTQTGAKLVPMRDTLRHLVRHRNEGRVLSMLSDQSPSRADQQYWTNFLHQDTAFYTGADKLAAQFQCPVVYVSIRRLRRGYYEMRLVELYDGETPLPKDGHQITEAFARQLEVDIQADPADYLWSHRRWKHKRSA
- a CDS encoding L-threonylcarbamoyladenylate synthase codes for the protein MSATLLRIHPDNPPQNRLLQAVEVLRKGGVIIYPTDTIYGLGCDIHNAKAVEKLCRIKGIHPEKANLSFICHDLSHITDYAHGITTPVYKVLKKALPGPFTFIFEASPKAPRYGGVKRKTVGIRVPDHNICLGMVRELGNPIVSTSIHDEDTLIEYSTDPDLIFEKYRPLVDLVIDGGFGNNIASTVVDCTNDDFDIIRQGAGDIEQYL
- a CDS encoding WbqC family protein, whose translation is MPVLFELLYNPPIAFFAELVGADSLLLESHENYRKQTYRNRCLILTAQGVKPLTVPVVDGNRSEKVKTADLEIDYRQNWVHQHWRTLQTAYGGSPYFEYYADYLHDIYVQKPRLLFDLNLNLLHFYLRCLRLRIPVAFTAEYHPSYLDPTVRDRRDWLTPKVPAHPEPDTPSEHGWVRPYSQTFGLQFVPHLSILDLLFSQGPNAGSYLA